The Primulina tabacum isolate GXHZ01 chromosome 16, ASM2559414v2, whole genome shotgun sequence genome window below encodes:
- the LOC142529545 gene encoding arginase 1, mitochondrial → MRRVAVPETGKKMKIIGSMGIHYLQRLNAANVPKELIEKGQNRVIEASLTLIRERAKLKGELLRALGPVVASSSLLGVPLGHNSSFLQGPAFAPPRIREAIWCGSTNSTTEGGEELNDPRVLTDVGDVPVQELRDCGVDDDRLMSIISESVKLVMDEPPLRPLVLGGDHSISFPVVRAVSEKLGGPVDVLHLDAHPDIYHCFEGNKYSHASSFARIMEGGFARRLLQVGIRSITKEGREQGKRFGVEQYEMRTFSKDRDFLENLQLGEGVKGVYISVDLDCLDPAFAPGVSHIEPGGLSFRDVLNIIHNLKGDVVAADVVEFNPQRDTVDGMTAMVAAKLVRELTAKISK, encoded by the exons ATGAG GAGAGTTGCAGTTCCCGAAACAGGAAAAAAAATGAAGATAATTGGGAGTATGGGAATTCATTACTTGCAGAGGCTGAATGCAGCGAATGTTCCTAAAGAATTGATAGAGAAAGGCCAGAATCGTGTGATTGAGGCATCCTTGACCCTTATCCGTGAGAGAGCAAAGCTCAAG GGAGAACTACTGCGAGCTTTGGGACCGGTTGTAGCATCATCTTCTCTTCTTGGAGTTCCGCTAGGACACAACTCCTCATTTCTCCAAGGGCCTGCGTTTGCACCTCCTCGAATTAGAGAGGCAATCTGGTGCGGAAGCACCAATTCCACCACAGAAGGAG GTGAAGAGCTAAATGATCCAAGAGTCTTAACTGACGTAGGTGATGTGCCAGTGCAGGAGTTGCGAGATTGTGGTGTAGATGATGACAGATTGATGAGTATCATCAGTGAATCTGTGAAGCTAGTGATGGACGAG CCTCCACTGCGCCCGTTAGTGTTAGGCGGTGATCACTCGATTTCATTTCCGGTGGTGAGAGCAGTGTCCGAAAAGCTTGGAGGACCTGTGGATGTTCTTCATCTTGACGCTCATCCTGATATTTATCATTGTTTTGAGGGGAACAAATATTCTCATGCATCTTCTTTTGCGAGAATTATGGAGGGCGGCTTTGCTCGGCGACTCTTACAG GTTGGAATCAGATCAATAACAAAGGAAGGCCGTGAACAAGGTAAAAGGTTTGGTGTGGAGCAATATGAAATGCGAACCTTCTCCAAGGATCGGGACTTCTTAGAGAATCTG CAACTTGGCGAGGGTGTAAAAGGGGTGTATATTTCAGTAGATTTGGACTGTCTAGATCCAGCGTTTGCTCCTGGGGTATCCCACATTGAGCCTGGTGGCCTTTCATTCCGTGATGTTCTCAACATCATTCACAATCTCAAAGGGGATGTCGTAGCTGCAGATGTTGTCGAGTTCAACCCACAACGGGACACTGTGGATGGGATGACAGCCATGGTTGCTGCTAAATTGGTGAGAGAACTTACTGCAAAGATATCAAAATAA
- the LOC142529559 gene encoding protein trichome birefringence-like, translating to MAYIKRINFSIFRIIAYGIIFVSIASTMFLAFRPYTDSSSAPPCFYGNLTRDDEKTNEVEVLDQTVNNNEIPPESGNFETIASGMEISMIKSLMNCDLFDGKWVRDESYPLYSPGSCSLIDEQFNCFGNGRPDTAYHKLKWKPKDCTLPRLDGSHMLELLRGKRLAFVGDSLNRNMWESLICILKNSVKDQKKVYEELGRQQFRTEASFSFIFEDYNFSVEFHVSPFLVQEWEFKGRNGTKKETLRLDLIESSADKYKNADIIVFNSGHWWTHEKTSKGKDYYQEGSHVYSYLKATEAFRKALTTWGRWIEANIDPVKSLVFFRGYSASHFNGGQWNSGGECHRETEPIENETSLSIYLPWMRVVENVLKGMRSEVVSYMNVTRMTDYRKDGHPSIYRKRNMSDEARKSLLSSQDCSHWCLPGVPDAWNEILYAQLLLKLNH from the exons ATGGCCTATATTAAAAGAATTAATTTCTCCATTTTCAGAATCATTGCTTATGGCATTATTTTTGTTTCCATTGCTTCCACTATGTTTCTGGCCTTTAGGCCCTACACTGATTCTTCTTCTGCGCCACCCTGTTTCTATGGAAATCTGACTCGTGATGACGAGAAAACTAACGAAGTTGAAGTCTTGGATCAAACAGTTAATAACAATGAAATCCCACCAGAATCAGGCAACTTCGAAACCATTGCTTCTGGAATGGAAATCTCGATGATAAAATCTCTGATGAATTGCGATTTATTTGATGGGAAGTGGGTGAGGGACGAGTCCTACCCACTGTACAGCCCCGGTTCTTGTTCTCTGATTGATGAACAGTTCAACTGTTTTGGTAACGGTAGGCCTGATACTGCCTATCACAAACTTAAGTGGAAGCCAAAGGATTGCACTCTTCCGAG GTTGGATGGAAGTCATATGCTGGAACTGTTGAGAGGAAAACGGCTTGCTTTTGTTGGTGATTCTCTGAACAGAAATATGTGGGAATCTCTTATTTGCATACTTAAGAACTCTGTGAAAGACCAGAAAAAGGTTTATGAAGAGTTGGGGAGGCAACAATTTCGGACAGAAGCTTCCTTTTCCTTTATATTTGAG GACTATAACTTTTCGGTGGAGTTTCACGTGTCTCCCTTTCTGGTGCAAGAATGGGAATTCAAAGGAAGAAACGGAACAAAGAAGGAAACACTTCGACTTGATTTAATAGAGAGTTCTGCAGATAAGTATAAAAACGCAGATATAATTGTGTTCAATAGTGGTCACTGGTGGACTCATGAGAAGACTTCCAAAGG GAAGGACTATTATCAAGAAGGGAGCCATGTATACAGTTACCTGAAAGCCACAGAGGCATTTCGAAAAGCCTTGACCACCTGGGGAAGATGGATCGAGGCCAATATCGATCCCGTGAAGTCTCTAGTGTTCTTTAGGGGTTATTCAGCATCTCATTTCAA TGGTGGGCAGTGGAACTCTGGTGGGGAGTGTCATCGCGAAACGGAGCCAATAGAGAACGAGACGTCGCTGTCGATTTATCTGCCATGGATGAGGGTCGTGGAGAATGTTTTAAAAGGAATGAGAAGCGAGGTGGTAAGTTACATGAATGTGACACGAATGACGGATTATCGGAAAGACGGGCATCCATCTATATATAGGAAACGAAACATGTCGGATGAAGCAAGAAAGTCATTGTTGAGTTCTCAGGATTGCAGCCACTGGTGCCTCCCTGGGGTTCCAGACGCATGGAATGAAATCCTGTACGCCCAACTTCTGCTGAAATTAAATCACTAG